The genomic region CTATGCAACTTCATGGATACAGGTTTTAGCAACTCCTATTATTGGAATTACCTTATTGATGATTATCGCAGAAAGAGTTTTAGGAATTGGCCTGTTTGACCCTGCCTTGGGAGGTGATCCTATTTTGTACCAACATTTATTCTGGATATATTCTCATCCAGCAGTTTACATTATGATTTTACCCGGAATGGGTATAATTTCTGAGATTATTCCTGTATTCAGTCGCAGAAGAATTTATGGCTATAAAGCCATTGCTTATTCCAGTTTAGCTATTGCCTTTATTGGCTATTTCGTTTGGGGGCATCATATGTTTACCTCGGGCATGAGTGGCCAAGCCAGAATTGTATTTTCACTGCTAACATTTCTTGTGGCTATACCAAGTGCCATAAAAGTATTCAACTGGATTGCCACCATGTATAAAGGAGCAATTGATATGCAACCACCTATGCTTTGGGCAATGGGATTCATTTTCCTTTTCACAATTGGCGGATTGACCGGGCTGGTATTAGGGGCTCTTGCTACTGATGTTCACTTGCATGACACTTATTTTGTAGTAGCACACTTCCATTTTGTTATGTTTGGAGGAACTGGATATGCATTTATTGCGGCATTGCATTATTGGTTTCCCAAAATTTATGGAAAGATGTATAATATTAAAAGAGCAAAAACTGCTTTTTGGATAACAATAACTGGATTTATGCTTCTTTATTTCCCGATGTTTATAGCAGGATTCAAAGGTATGCCAAGAAGATACTATAATCAATTACCTCATTTTCAAGTTGAAAATTTCATTTCAACGGTAGGATCATGGGTACTGATAACTGGTATTATACTAATGATTACGAACATTGTTATTGGAGTACGAAAAGGTCATAAAATTGGCAAGAATCCTTGGAATGGCTTAACCTTAGAGTGGCAAACCGATTCTCCTCCAACGATTGAAAACTTTGACGAAATACCAACTGTAACGGAGGCACCATACGAATACAAAAGCTAAAACTTAATATCATGACCTTACACAGAGATGATGAAGCTTCAAAAATGGGGATGTGGATTTTCCTGTTTACTGAGCTATTATTATTTGGAGGACTCTTTTTAGTCT from Bacteroidota bacterium harbors:
- the ctaD gene encoding cytochrome c oxidase subunit I codes for the protein MTDLIQKEHLNFFQDKQGRKGIFAWLLSTDHKRIGLMYLYSIMVFFLVAMALGFLMRLELIKPGKQIMEPETYNQLFTLHGVIMIFLFIIPGIPAVFGNIILPLILGAKDVAFPRLNLFSYYLYVVGALFALSTLVLGDGPADTGWTFYAPYSVRTGTNVSLSVLAAFILGFSSILTGLNFLTTIHRMRAPGMTWFKMPLFAWSTYATSWIQVLATPIIGITLLMIIAERVLGIGLFDPALGGDPILYQHLFWIYSHPAVYIMILPGMGIISEIIPVFSRRRIYGYKAIAYSSLAIAFIGYFVWGHHMFTSGMSGQARIVFSLLTFLVAIPSAIKVFNWIATMYKGAIDMQPPMLWAMGFIFLFTIGGLTGLVLGALATDVHLHDTYFVVAHFHFVMFGGTGYAFIAALHYWFPKIYGKMYNIKRAKTAFWITITGFMLLYFPMFIAGFKGMPRRYYNQLPHFQVENFISTVGSWVLITGIILMITNIVIGVRKGHKIGKNPWNGLTLEWQTDSPPTIENFDEIPTVTEAPYEYKS